TGTTGTATACGAGGACATTCCAGAATATATCCAGTCATGGAtgtaaatttttctaataaatgaATGATAACTATTTCTAGAGGTATAACCaatccggttcggtccggttttggataaaatctaaaatcgaactggtatgtaccggttttacatttttcaaaaccgattacgccccgattaccctcctaaaccgatacCTCCAGTTTTACCgctttccggtccggtccagttcggtttttcagttttttaaaaatgtaaaaaatatataataaagtgttacttcttatgataaaatattattaataatttaatatatatattatgtttaaagcatatgatcaattaaattttcatctttaagattaaacttttattttataaattataataacattatcttatatataattatattaataacatatgatcaaataaattacaaatattcatatttaagattaacattttatgttataatttataaattataatatgaaattatttcatatatgatatataattatatataaaaatttaatatataattatatattatatataaaacttatatatatatatataaatattttgtataatatataaaattaatttttatatatatttttccaaccGATCCGGTTTGGTCTGGTCCGGTCTCGAAAACTACGGAATCAGTTCCTGACCGGTCTAGTTCAAAACaggaccaaccggtccggttcggtctagtccggtccggaccggttttccagtttaaatttacacccctaactatttcctttaaaaaagaaacacgaacaaaaattatatttataaattgttatgctctatatatattattgactTAGCATGATTTACCTTGCATGAGAAATTAAGTTTAGACTTTACTCTAAACTCAAAGCCCAACATCTATCTTGCAAAACCTATATAGTAAAACTTTATAGTATATCTACTGTTTAGTACAAAATTAGCAATAAAATAATTGGCTAACttgttattaaattaatttaattgatttatcCTTTCTTTTGTAGTAATAAGGAGAAGGTAAGGTGACGTGACATGGAATGCATATCTAGGGCTGTAAATAGAGAAGACTACTTCAACAATCGTTCAAGATTGGTTCAgtcaaattataatcaattattaTAGACTATTTTTAATCACCGAGTATTGTTattctcattttaaattttttattttatttatataatatatttcaaataattattaaaatattttaaaataaaaaacatcaaTCGATATAATTgaagataaataaaatcatgaaaaaagatatttcacttcaaattttaataaaaaattatatttacagtcatatattatgtatgtactatgtatttcttttaaaaaaataaaaatatataaaatttaatattttgataataaaaatctcactcttttaaaataaaatacgtaACGCTTGCGTAAGTAAATTAAGAGTATATAAAGCATTAGTCAATTTGAATAGTATGAacgcaaaataaaataaaaaaacctctAGTGGGGCCAACAAAAACATCGAAACGTCTCCTCGTTCCACATTCTCTAGAGATCATCACCAAGAGTGGATCCCATATTTTCCCTTAATTGGATGAAcgttattctttattttaaattttattattttaattatataatataatataatttattaattatttatatatataatcatttaaaGCAAGAAACACCAATCCACATAATTAAAGataatgaaattcaagaaataaaaaacatttttctttaaatatcaAGAATCACGCGcgtaggaaaaaataaaattacagtaTGTTTAACCTTCGGTAGGTCCCTCAAAAACTTTAAACGTCTCCCCGTCCTTATCGACAGTCCTCAGGAATCATCGCCTAGAGTAGACCCCACACATCACGTGGCCATTCTTCCGTTGATTGGATGATAAAAATTACGGTGATTTGCAAATACTGAAATGCCCTCAGTCATCCGCCTATAAATCAAAACCCAGGCTTACCAGTTCTGAATCTCATTCTCGAGCTCTAACTTTGTTACGAGAGAGGGGACTTTCTAGAGAGTGGGAGAATTTTGTAGTCGGAGATGTTGGGGGTGTTCAGCAGCTCGATCGTTTCGCCTCCGGAAGAGCTGGTGGCTGCCGGCTGTCGGACTCCTTCGCCAAAGATCACGTCTGCGGCACTGCTGAACCGGTTCATCGAGACCAATGCCTCCGCGGTGTCCATACATGCCGGAGACGAAGTCCAGTTGGCCTACACTCACCACAAGGAGTCCCCGTTGCTGCCCAGGTACATTTAAAAAccatgtataaaaataaaaatggaaaacgAAAAAATTGGGCCGCCTGCGTCGCCATGCAACGGCCTTTCATACTCTGTGTTGAGGAAAAATAGAATGGAAAATGAGTACTCCAGGAGGAGTTAACTGTGTGTGGGCGCGTgcgcgtgagagagagagagagagagagagagagagagagagagagaatttataGACTAACCGGGAGGACCAAATAAACGTGACCGTCTTTCGATCATTAATCGGAACAGGAATCCGAAAGCAAAGTTTGGAGATCGGACGGTCGGTCGGTAacattaatttgatcttttttcgATCATCGTCTAACTTAGCCATGTCCTAGCTTTCATAATATTGacgtttggttgctgagaaaaaaagggaaagatgaAGTAGCAGGGTATCAAGCAGTAACCAAATCAATTTTTCATATGGTCCTATACGGTGATTTCTTTCATGATCGTGTGGCTTTTGTAGTATGCCTCTGTCCTTGTCATTCAGATCACTCCCATCCATTAGTTACGGAAATTTTCAGATCGAATTCATTTCTGCTAAATTCACAGACTCGGAGTCGAATTGATGATGGCAGGGACTAGGGAGAAGTGGAGAAGACAAATGATGAGCGGTAGTATTAATATGCAACGAGCCTAGCTCGCGGGACGTTGGGCGTGAAGATCCAACGGCCATGATTTTACAATCATATTGATTGATGTGCTGAGCAACTAGATATTTGTCGTTTACGGGGCTCTTCACGTACGTTGCCACGTATTGACGAATATTCTCTGTCTCGGGTTACTTCGTGAGTTTGTGTACAGACGTGGTAGATTTGCCAAAGATTCAACTCTTATCCAGCACGTGGACGGTCACAGATGATCTTAAACGTGAGTTGGAGGTGAACGGTTGAATTAGTTGTGGCCGTCGGTTGAGGACCAATTGGTCCAACCCACTTTTGAAAAGAGCCGATTGTTGTCTTTtgctattgtttttttttttaaacacaaaatagaATTGTCTTTGTATAGCttgaattttatcatttttaattataatttttaataccttaccttttaaataaataatataatatttaaattgataattatttaaactatattatatcaataaatacaattaaaaatagCTGAATTTGTTTTTCTATGGCGAGAACCGAGAGGAGTTCATATTCCTGGTAATCATCTTTAATATTGCACGCATGTTGCACGGGTCACGGCTATCTTATGTTATGGTTACATCAGACTTGCAAGTCACGGCTGTCTTTCTAAATATCTTTTTGGATGGGAGTTGGATTATTGTATTTTTGTGTGGAggttcggtttttttttttttttttttttttttttttttgtgggggtcTGATATCAATTTGAGTGAGAGTGCCGCAATGACTTTTTTGGCTTGGACTGGAGAAAGTAGGTGGGATCTGGATATAGTCGGTCGAGTCAGGATAAGGATTCCAATTTCCAAGAGTCAAGTTTGGGGGACCCAAAAAGGTTGCGGAACGGAATTACACGTTCCGGTGTTCCTTCGTGTTATTATTATACGGAAACATTAGGAATGGTTTAACGTAAATTTAAATCGACATGTGAgtagttgtaaaattatttttatattaaataaattttacttattatataacattatattaatttgtgagtttatttgtatataatagCTGCGGCTATTCTctagttaataaaaaaaaaaaaaaaaaaaaacaattattttatggaaCTATATAGCTCTCACGTTTCATTTGTAGCAAGGAAGTAAGTAGTATTATACACAATAATACTTcattaatattagaaaaattttaaacataagttatgtacactatttaaaaatatataattttatttttttatcttcatatatttttaaatggtatataaaatgtgaaatttttatgtaGCAAGACTCCTAATATTAATCAACTATTTATCATGTATAATATATTCTGATAATCTCGTGATTGATGCTGAATTGACAATTACCGTCTCAATACCTGCACCTTTTATTTATAGTCCAGCGCACTTCATCGCATGTTTTATTTCTGTCTGAAACCCAAGTCCTGAAATTTCTGTGTTACGCATGAATAGTGGAATTTCCTTTACTCCATATGGATTTTAGCCTTGAGTTGTTTGAGGTGGTGTAAAGTGTaaactaatgttgttttttGGGTAAGGTTCATGACTAACTAATTTAATTGGAAATCTTAATGTGTAACTAATATGGATAGGAAAATGGCAGGTCATTTGCAGTGAAGGATGAGATCTTCTGCTTGTTCGAGGGAGCCCTCGACAACTTGGGAAGTTTGAAGCAGCAATATGGGCTTGCCAAGTCTGCGAACGAGGTGGTCTTGGTCATTGAGGCTTACAAGGCACTCCGTGACCGTGCACCCTACCCTCCCAACCATGTTGTTGGCCACCTTAGCGGGAGTTTCGCATTCGTAGTCTTTGACAAGTCTACCTCTGCCCTCTTTGTTGCTTCTGTAAGTTAGCCCTGCCCACCCACCACCCACCTACAAATGCCTCCATTAAAGCTAATAGCTATTTATAATTGAGTGGTGTTGGTGGTGTTACAGGACCAATATGGTAAGGTTCCTCTGTATTGGGGAATCACTGCTGATGGATATGTGGCTTTTGCTGACAATGCAGAATTGCTTCAAGGTGCTTGTGGCAAGTCACTTGCTTCTTTCCCTCAAGGTGGGTGAGAAATATGTTATAGACTTGCGTGTGTATGCGGAGGATACttgaacaaaatcaaaataggaTTTTACTCTCTTACAATTCAAATTGAATTCGGATTTTTTCCATCATCTTGTCTCTCTCGTTGTTCTCTAATTCACTATGTTCACAATTCTGCCTGGTATTCGATAGGATGCTTCTTCTCTACGACCGTCGGAGAACTGAGAAGCTATGAGAACCCAAAGAATAAGATCACTGCGGTACCTGCTACTGATGAAGAGATCTGGGGTGCAACATTCAAGGTACACATTTTTATACACGCCTTTGGTACGAGTTTGTAATTTGTTCCGGATCATCCTATCATTAGCTAGTATCCTATCATGTCTGCCATTTACTTTCTCCTGTCTAATATTATAATGGTAACCATACACGTATAATCTATAATAAGGATTACCTGAAATTCTTTTACTTCCATTCTAAGTTAATTTCGAAAAGAACATACACACAACATTTAATACCATCTGTCAGACCACACAAACAGTAATAAATATCGTTTGAACAGGAGAATTCTAAGAGAGATTTCAATTCGTTTGATCCATAATTATCGTCCAATCTATAGTTAGCATATTTGAAATGGATTTATACACCATTGGTTTGTTGGTGGACATTGAAGTATGAAAAGAAGGGTGTTTTGTCAGGTATGAGAGAGAGACTTAACATAGCAAATTGCTGTCATCTCCATAAGTATTGCGTGTGTATTTATACTTGTTCTTCCATTTTTGGGGCATGGATTTAGGTGTGCCCACCAGCTAAGGAGTCTGATGGAGTTCAAATCCCCCGCATATTATGAAATTCTGTTGTACTGATTTGTCAATGACTCGAATTGGTGGGGCTGAAAATTTCAGGTGGAAGGGCCAGCGGTTGTTGCAGCTACAGAGTGAGTGTGATAAAACAAAATCTATATCCAATTGGGCTGGAAAGGGTGGGTTTTTATATGGCAAAGGCTGATGCATCCTCCATGCTCCAGGGGCcgtgtaaaaattaaaatagctGAACGAGTGATAACAACTGTTGGTAATGGAAATGGCTTGGCTTTTGTGGGTAGTTTTGTGTTATTAAGTTATCCTTTGCTCTAGCTTGAACGAATGTACAGTTGTAATTTCTAGTCTAATAAGTAATAAAGTACTGtcttttttcttccctcttttcttttgattatCTAAGAGGAGTAATGTTACCGACAGGAATTCGGTAAGTATCGTGCactcgttttaaaaaaaataagatttattattaaaaatttaattttctttcatgtgaattttgtatttatttatttttttaaaataaattatgtagcGCATACACCTTACCCTACTcatttttacaaagataaagTATGTGAGGGAGGATTtgatacaaatatttaaattggGTTTGGTGGGGTGCGCCACCAGGCCTGTGGACCAAATGCTAATGAATTCATggccaagaaaaaataaatcatgtcACTTGATGGCCCATCAAGTATTCAACAGATACTTCCAATGCCCAACAATATTTTGCTGGACGGAATATCAaaatcatatacattttttaagattaactgacaataaatgattaatttttttttataaaatttaaataatttttttttttatttaaatggtgATTTCCCGGATTCTTTGTGTGACCTCATGGCACACATATAATATACTCTGGTTCGTCCAGGCCGCACACGGACGCAATTGGTTGGCGTCAAATATTCTGAAAAGCTGATGCGAGAGACTCCTTTCCAACTACAATTTATTTGCCTTATTGATTTCTTGCAAACGTCAAACGCAACTGGATCTACATCTTTAGCATCTCCTGCTTTTAACCATCTTGATCTTTCCCCCGTACTTTAAGCTGCAATGTTtaatatatgagaatttaataatttagatATATGTAGTCTCCTAATGTTGTGTTTCGTAGACTTTTGGACCAAATttcaataattcaaatattcaGAACTTGggcatgcaaaaaaaaaaaaaaaaaaaagacaattagAAGAGGGCAGCCTTTGGGCTagggagtctccgatgctaaAGTAAGTAAATTTTCTTGAAAGTTTGCAAATAAGTGAGAAAGTCTAAAGTCAGAGAGAGGTTTCTCGTACCTAGAAGTTGTTATTTATACCGTGGTCTGGGGAGGGGACAAATCGTGTTTGTCCCTATGGAGTCCATGCCCTTagtactgttccttttgtcaaaGTCTTTTAATACGGCGTGGTTCTATGACGACggacgtcattaatgtggcgtgtatcTCGGGTAGTGGCGCCATTAATGCAGCTTGGTTCCTTGaccttgttttgtttttgtaatcCGTCGATGTTCCCATGTAAGGGGATTGAGGGTTCTTCGTATTTCCCGTTATGCCATGTACAAGCCCCCATGACCAGGGTGTGGCCAAGCGATGTTAGGCAGGTCTATCCCATCAGCCACTTGATTACTTTTCCTTGTAGGTGTTTTGCTTCATGGGTGACCTTGAATCCCGGGGCCGAGTATTGGGCCAAAGCCCAGTAGGCTTGTGAAGTGGGGAGAATTTCCTCACAGTTGCCGCGCCAATTTCCCTCGAACAGGTCCAAGGGGAATTCTTCCTTTGCTCACCTAATTAACTAGCCTTTGTACTCAAGACTATGCAACCTTTTTCGCCTTTATTCTATATCTTGCAACGGTTGGTTTCCTATTTTTATGGTATTGAATGGTGCCCCTTCGATCCCTTCATCATGACCCTGTGTCAGGTGATTATTTACTTCCCACGTCGCACCAGTGGATATGCTCTGTTGGAATCACGGCGATTGAGAAATTCTGGTACCTAGTAGGACGCATGGGTTTCTATTGCCTTAGGAGATCAACCGTCAATCATGTCTATATAAAGCCCTTTTCCCCTCTGCGATGGTCCATTTCACTCATTCCCTCTTCTATTTGGTGCTCTGTGTTCTTTTTCCGTTTTTAGACTCATTTCTTTGCATAGTTCCCTTctaatttctcttctttctctctgaTTACTATGGCTCCCAAGAAATCCTCACGTCCTTCTGGATTGGCTAGACCTTTCGATACTGCCCGTGTCATCGGTGGTCAAGGCAGTGCCATTTCGGAGGAGTTTGCTAGTTTCTCGTAGCATTCAGAGGTGACTCTAGCTAAACTAGAGTCGTTGAGGAATACCTACAGGGTTCCTCAGAAGATAGAATTTGTGGTGCCTCCTCTTACCAAAGGGGCAATGGATTTTGAGGGTTACGCTACCAAGGTTGCAGTGTACCCCGCCATGTTCTCCTGCGGCCTTAGGTTGCCCTTCTATTGACTAGTACGAAAAGTACTGGGTTCTTCGAGTTGGCGCTTGCTCAGCTCCCTCCTAACACGTGGAGGATTCTTGTGTCATGCTGCATCATCTAGCTTTGCGCGTTGGAGTAGGCCGGGCCCGACTACCCGAATCTTATAGGGCGTGAGTTTTTCCTCACCCACAACATTCTGAGGAAAGCTTGCCACATCTATGGCTTCTACCCAGTCTAGGCATTGGCTCGGCTGGAGGCGTGACATACCGTCATGAAGCGGTGGAGTCGCCGATTCTTTTTTCTTACTGGTGATAGATGGGAGTTTCCTGTCAGGCAGACCATTCGACGTCCATTCCCCGTTTTCGCCATATGGGGGGCCGTGGATGGTGATAAGGTTCGTCTCCCTAGCGCGACCCTGGATGAGATGCTCATGCTCAAGGTCGTCCTTGCTTGGGTGGAGGTCTATCCGGACAACGTCTCTTCAAAGGCTCTGCTAACCGAGGATAGGGTTCGTCGGTACCTGGCTCTCCCAGCCAATCTGCGCTCCAAAGTAGGCTTCCCAATAAGGGAGGTCACGTCGCAAGCCCGCAGCTGCTCGCCCAACCTGTCGGTGAGGGGGGAAGGAAAAAGGCCACGAGGATCTCTCCCGTCAAATTCGATTCTGACGACTTTTCTGTTCCTCTCGGCAGGGGTCCTTTTGAGGTGCCCCTCGTTATCTAGCCCAAGTCGTCCTCGCCcaagaaaatgatgatgataacaaACTTTCCTTGCTCTGTATTGTTGGCTCGAGGAGTTGTCGCGGACACTCAATCCTAGTTGTCGGTCCTTGAGCCCGCTGCTGAAATCAGCTAAAATCATTCTTGTGGTCGAGGTTATTTCAACTGGTGACGAAGTTCGGGCTAAGGAGACGACGACAGGCATTCCTTTGCCAGAAGTAGCCACAGCTCTTGCGGCACCTAATGAGGACGAGGATGAGGAGGTTGTCAATAACGTCCCAGTGGACTTTCGGCCGATGGCTTCTGCAAGTTTTGCCGACCGCATCCATAAGATGAACGGTATGCTTAAGAGGCTATTTGCAAGGGTAAGATCTTCACTCGAAAACTCACCAAACTTCTTGttcatttccattttttatGTTGACTCGGACTTTTGTAGTAGGGGTTGGACCGTCTGGCGGCTTTTATTGTGGATGGCCTAGAGAAAGTGGCGAGTGAAAACATGGCAATTTGTTCGCTTGTGCGGCTGGCCTTAGACTATACAGTGAAGGagtggaagaagaaggaatAAGCTGAGGAGGCCCTCGCTGACTTGTCAAGGTCCCAAGGCGAGGTTGGCACTCTTCGCCTCGAGGCTGCGCTCACTTTGGAGACGAGGGAGGTGTTGCAAAAGTCTCTTGACGACTGTCAGTAGGAGCTTGAGCAACTGCAAGTCGAGGTCTAGGAACTGCACAACCTACAGGAATCTGATAGTTAGGCAAAAAAGTTCCTAACGGAGCGGTCCGAGGAGGTTTCCAAATTTCTGTCAGACAAGAGAAAGGCTCTAGAGGAGGAAAGGAAGCGGAGGAAGGGTTTGGAGGCCGACCAGACTGAGTCCGGGTGGGTTTTGGAGGCCTATGATGCTACCATTCGAGGTCTGTCAAAGGAGTTGTCATATGTCCGTGGTGTTCGCGATGACGCCTGGTACCTCAGTTATATTGACGACTTAGAGCGGATGAAGACTCACGTCCTCCAGAATCCTCAATGTGACATGAGGGCCCTGTGTGTGAGGGAGCTTTCTCCGCATAAGGTGTCCATGGCACTGGC
Above is a genomic segment from Juglans microcarpa x Juglans regia isolate MS1-56 chromosome 1D, Jm3101_v1.0, whole genome shotgun sequence containing:
- the LOC121242265 gene encoding stem-specific protein TSJT1-like isoform X2 translates to MLGVFSSSIVSPPEELVAAGCRTPSPKITSAALLNRFIETNASAVSIHAGDEVQLAYTHHKESPLLPRSFAVKDEIFCLFEGALDNLGSLKQQYGLAKSANEVVLVIEAYKALRDRAPYPPNHVVGHLSGSFAFVVFDKSTSALFVASDQYGKVPLYWGITADGYVAFADNAELLQGACGKSLASFPQGCFFSTTVGELRSYENPKNKITAVPATDEEIWGATFKVEGPAVVAATE
- the LOC121242265 gene encoding stem-specific protein TSJT1-like isoform X1 — its product is MLGVFSSSIVSPPEELVAAGCRTPSPKITSAALLNRFIETNASAVSIHAGDEVQLAYTHHKESPLLPRSFAVKDEIFCLFEGALDNLGSLKQQYGLAKSANEVVLVIEAYKALRDRAPYPPNHVVGHLSGSFAFVVFDKSTSALFVASDQYGKVPLYWGITADGYVAFADNAELLQGACGKSLASFPQGCFFSTTVGELRSYENPKNKITAVPATDEEIWGATFKVCPPAKESDGVQIPRIL